One region of Magnetococcales bacterium genomic DNA includes:
- a CDS encoding OmpA family protein has product MRSIRSLLMVGVVGLFCGSAGAVDVPWDGDNGWKQWHPHRDVKAISVVGTQTYFGSGKDVEVDAAPVVADVMPAVAVAPEPVKVQCPGSPPPKGVKLDAEGCWVIDPVHFDFNKAQIRKLDKANLDGVAKALLENPHIVLDVNGHTDARGSDKYNQGLSERRARAVTDYLVKKGVDRGRLLNTGYGEKKPVDDNKSKKGRANNRRVELAPKRR; this is encoded by the coding sequence ATGAGAAGTATACGATCCCTGTTGATGGTCGGTGTTGTCGGGTTGTTTTGCGGGTCTGCCGGTGCGGTGGATGTTCCTTGGGATGGGGACAATGGTTGGAAGCAGTGGCATCCTCACAGGGATGTGAAGGCCATTTCGGTGGTGGGTACTCAGACTTATTTCGGGTCGGGGAAGGATGTAGAGGTTGATGCGGCGCCGGTGGTAGCGGATGTTATGCCGGCGGTGGCTGTTGCGCCGGAGCCGGTCAAGGTTCAGTGTCCGGGTTCGCCGCCGCCCAAGGGTGTCAAGTTGGATGCCGAGGGGTGTTGGGTGATTGATCCGGTACATTTTGATTTCAACAAGGCGCAGATTCGCAAGTTGGACAAGGCGAATTTGGATGGGGTTGCCAAGGCGTTGTTGGAGAATCCGCACATTGTATTGGATGTGAATGGGCATACGGACGCCAGGGGTTCGGACAAGTATAATCAGGGTTTGTCGGAGCGTCGGGCGCGTGCGGTGACGGATTATTTGGTGAAGAAGGGTGTGGATCGGGGTCGGTTGTTGAATACGGGGTATGGTGAGAAGAAGCCGGTGGATGATAACAAGAGCAAGAAGGGGCGGGCCAATAATCGGCGGGTGGAGTTGGCGCCGAAGAGGAGGTAG
- a CDS encoding ankyrin repeat domain-containing protein, translating to MAIAATSKKSATPWWSLDGTTRKTRLPAPRARGSWLLKSAGYLLLIPGLLLSSFAEHVPMAPQISIALPVPAIPVKPGLEITELSRSPDLAPLLVDESRDFDKADLHGRTPLMWAASNGHVEMAKKLIEAGADIHKKDQWGQTALSLASQNNHRAIVNLLFEAENFTPG from the coding sequence ATGGCCATCGCCGCCACTTCCAAAAAATCGGCCACCCCCTGGTGGTCCCTCGACGGAACAACCCGCAAAACCCGACTGCCCGCCCCCCGTGCCCGAGGCTCCTGGCTGCTCAAGTCCGCCGGATACCTGCTGCTGATTCCCGGACTGCTCCTCTCCAGCTTCGCCGAACATGTCCCCATGGCCCCTCAAATCAGCATCGCCCTGCCGGTGCCCGCCATCCCCGTCAAACCCGGCCTGGAGATCACTGAACTCAGCCGCTCCCCGGATCTCGCCCCCCTGCTGGTGGACGAATCCCGCGATTTCGACAAAGCCGATCTGCATGGCCGCACCCCCCTGATGTGGGCCGCCAGCAACGGACACGTCGAAATGGCCAAAAAACTCATCGAAGCCGGCGCCGATATCCATAAAAAGGATCAATGGGGCCAAACCGCCCTCTCCCTGGCTTCACAAAATAACCATCGCGCCATCGTCAATCTGCTCTTCGAAGCCGAAAACTTCACGCCGGGTTGA
- a CDS encoding sigma 54-interacting transcriptional regulator, with product MGQRILVVDDEQALRLLLKHILEPLGYTVQVAGDFREALRSLETASFDLILTDIKFGPPNGIDLLRELRRRKDRAYVILITGYPDVETSQEAVRLGAFDYLVKPVEQNTLLHAVRTALSHKEMRDAKERATRHLEAIFRSVHDGIITLDEQGRLLSFNEAATRLCGLTPDSLGKPFLPNHDRCHFPCQKAIHDLREARSPTPAHRISCHAEGRPLQIVELTSTPLLDEEGRLSGSVIVVKDVSRLAILEKHLDMRHRFHRLVGASRPMHRVFNLIESLANVDTTVLITGETGTGKELVAEAIHSQGSRAKFPLVKVNCAGLPETLLESELFGHVKGSFTGAIRDKPGRFELTGKGTIFLDEIGDISLRMQIGLLRVLQERECERVGGEQTIKVEARVVAATNQDLRRKVEEGTFRQDLYYRLKVVEVPLPPLRERREDIPLLLDHFLDIFNNRFEKKITGFTQRVLKILMEHAWPGNVRELEHVVEHAFVVCQQEVIDVEDLPPEIRGEVAFPTPARTEVVEDTERNRILRMLKESGWNKARAAHLLNMSRSTLYRRMHALEIPDEPDFGYLKNRG from the coding sequence GTGGGGCAACGCATTCTTGTCGTCGATGACGAGCAGGCCTTACGCCTGTTGCTCAAGCATATCCTGGAGCCGCTGGGTTATACCGTTCAGGTGGCCGGTGACTTCCGCGAGGCCTTGCGCTCCCTCGAAACGGCCAGTTTCGATCTTATTCTGACCGACATCAAATTCGGCCCGCCCAACGGCATCGATCTGCTGCGGGAGTTGCGTCGCCGCAAGGATCGGGCCTACGTCATCCTCATCACCGGTTATCCCGACGTGGAGACCTCGCAGGAGGCGGTGCGCCTCGGCGCCTTCGATTACCTGGTCAAGCCGGTGGAGCAGAACACGCTGCTGCACGCGGTGCGCACCGCCCTCTCCCACAAGGAGATGCGCGACGCCAAGGAACGGGCCACCCGGCATCTCGAAGCCATTTTCCGCAGTGTTCACGACGGCATCATCACCCTCGACGAGCAGGGCCGACTGCTCTCTTTCAACGAAGCCGCCACCCGCCTGTGTGGCCTGACCCCCGATTCGCTGGGCAAACCCTTCCTGCCCAACCACGACCGCTGCCATTTCCCCTGTCAGAAGGCCATTCACGACCTGCGCGAGGCGCGTTCCCCGACACCTGCCCACCGCATCTCCTGTCACGCCGAGGGGCGTCCGCTGCAGATCGTCGAGTTGACTTCCACTCCGCTTCTCGATGAAGAGGGGCGTTTGTCGGGCTCGGTGATCGTGGTCAAGGATGTCTCCCGACTGGCGATACTGGAGAAGCATCTCGACATGCGGCACCGTTTTCACCGCCTGGTGGGGGCCAGCCGCCCCATGCACCGGGTGTTCAATCTCATCGAAAGCCTGGCCAACGTCGATACCACCGTGCTGATCACCGGCGAGACCGGCACCGGCAAGGAGCTGGTGGCCGAGGCCATCCACAGCCAGGGCTCCCGCGCCAAATTCCCCCTGGTCAAGGTCAACTGCGCCGGACTGCCCGAAACACTGCTGGAGAGCGAGCTGTTCGGTCACGTCAAGGGCTCTTTCACCGGGGCCATTCGCGACAAACCGGGGCGCTTCGAGCTGACCGGCAAGGGCACCATCTTTCTGGACGAGATCGGCGACATCTCCTTGCGCATGCAGATCGGCCTGTTGCGGGTGCTGCAGGAGCGGGAGTGCGAACGGGTGGGCGGGGAGCAGACCATCAAAGTGGAGGCACGGGTGGTGGCGGCCACCAATCAGGATTTGCGTCGCAAGGTGGAGGAAGGCACCTTCCGCCAGGATCTCTATTACCGGCTCAAGGTGGTGGAAGTTCCCCTGCCCCCGTTACGGGAGCGGCGCGAGGACATTCCCCTGCTGCTGGACCATTTTCTCGATATTTTCAACAACCGTTTCGAGAAGAAGATCACCGGCTTCACCCAGCGGGTATTGAAGATCCTCATGGAACACGCCTGGCCCGGCAACGTGCGGGAGCTGGAGCATGTGGTGGAACATGCCTTCGTGGTGTGTCAGCAGGAGGTGATCGACGTCGAGGATCTGCCACCGGAGATTCGGGGGGAGGTGGCCTTTCCCACCCCGGCCCGAACGGAGGTGGTGGAAGACACGGAGCGAAACCGCATCCTGCGCATGCTCAAAGAGAGCGGCTGGAACAAGGCGCGGGCCGCGCATCTGTTGAACATGAGCCGCAGCACGCTTTATCGCCGCATGCATGCCCTGGAAATACCCGACGAACCCGATTTCGGCTATCTGAAAAACCGGGGCTGA
- a CDS encoding STAS domain-containing protein: MIETEESNNWVKIRLPAEFNFKLHREFRESYIHRPPGLCYEIDFKAVTTLDSAAMGMLLLMRKQCGDEDAIIHLVNGSSKIVQLLKLSKFDLFFTIPQ, encoded by the coding sequence ATGATCGAAACCGAAGAATCCAACAACTGGGTAAAGATACGCTTGCCGGCGGAATTCAATTTCAAACTGCATCGGGAGTTTCGCGAGTCTTACATTCATCGTCCCCCCGGCTTGTGTTATGAAATCGATTTCAAGGCAGTCACCACCCTCGACAGCGCCGCCATGGGCATGCTACTTCTAATGAGAAAGCAGTGCGGTGACGAGGATGCTATAATTCATCTCGTTAACGGCAGCAGCAAAATCGTTCAATTGCTTAAGCTGTCTAAATTCGACCTGTTTTTCACAATACCCCAGTAG
- a CDS encoding tyrosine-type recombinase/integrase — translation MAAIKASFTASLLDRIQPPESGRVVYMDTKAPGLQLRVTTNGVKTFSWYRWVNGAPERFTLGRWPEMTIDAARQHVARLNHAKVEGVNPAAARRARKKEMTFGELFAVYLERWAKPRKKSWKGDEDNFRLHLSELATIPLSKVNRPVISTIHSRVGVEHPTTANRVLALVSTVFGRAKEWGLWEGDNPCEGVRRYPEKSRDRFFSEEELARFMGALQDEPPQMRAYFLLALLTGARRRDVFQARWEEIDLARAVWRIPDPKNGTPLTIPLVNAAVELLQGLERVETVPWIFPSPRSATGHLVEPRKAWERILERAGIENARIHDLRRSLGSHMAITGASMAIIGKTLGHKSQTATAVYARLSLDPVRAALEKATDAMMGKGKSNPEN, via the coding sequence ATGGCGGCCATCAAAGCATCTTTCACCGCGTCTCTTCTTGACCGCATCCAGCCCCCAGAATCGGGGCGCGTGGTCTACATGGACACCAAGGCCCCCGGACTGCAACTGCGGGTGACGACCAACGGGGTCAAAACGTTTTCCTGGTACCGATGGGTCAACGGCGCTCCGGAGCGGTTCACTCTTGGGCGCTGGCCGGAAATGACGATTGACGCTGCCCGCCAGCATGTCGCCCGTCTGAATCACGCCAAGGTGGAAGGGGTCAATCCCGCAGCGGCTCGCCGTGCCAGGAAAAAGGAGATGACCTTCGGCGAGCTTTTTGCGGTCTACCTGGAACGATGGGCAAAGCCACGAAAAAAAAGCTGGAAAGGGGATGAAGACAACTTCCGACTCCACCTCTCGGAGCTGGCCACCATCCCACTCTCAAAAGTCAATCGCCCGGTAATTTCCACAATCCATTCCCGCGTCGGGGTCGAACACCCCACCACGGCCAACCGCGTGCTGGCGCTGGTCTCCACCGTCTTCGGGCGGGCCAAAGAGTGGGGGCTCTGGGAGGGGGATAACCCGTGCGAGGGGGTGAGGCGGTATCCAGAAAAATCCCGCGACCGGTTCTTTTCGGAGGAGGAGCTTGCCCGTTTTATGGGGGCCTTGCAGGACGAGCCGCCCCAGATGCGAGCTTACTTCCTGTTGGCCCTCCTGACCGGGGCGCGGCGTCGGGATGTCTTTCAGGCGCGATGGGAAGAAATAGACCTGGCGCGGGCCGTCTGGCGCATCCCGGATCCGAAGAACGGAACCCCTCTGACCATTCCCCTGGTGAATGCCGCCGTGGAGCTTCTCCAGGGGTTGGAAAGGGTTGAAACCGTGCCATGGATCTTCCCCTCCCCCCGATCCGCTACCGGCCACCTGGTGGAGCCTCGCAAGGCCTGGGAGCGCATCCTTGAGCGGGCCGGGATCGAGAACGCCCGCATCCACGATTTGCGGCGGTCTCTTGGCTCGCACATGGCCATCACCGGGGCATCCATGGCCATCATCGGCAAAACCCTGGGGCACAAGTCGCAGACGGCAACGGCGGTCTATGCGCGACTGTCGCTTGACCCGGTGCGGGCGGCGCTGGAGAAGGCGACGGATGCGATGATGGGGAAAGGAAAATCCAACCCGGAAAACTGA
- a CDS encoding sel1 repeat family protein, with protein MHTMIRLLFVVLFSCHVLADGADVASLTAKAAGGDSEAQVELGKLYLSGDGVPQDPHQAFGWMSKAAAKGNASGQLALGVMYNKGVGVATDFNEAAKWYRLSAEQGNVVGQRMMGEAYDLGIGVEKNEDEAQKWYQRAAAQRDQEGAFRSKAYREKKEKEEKQRVTQEAQIKKETSPTAKASKAPEVTKEKQNSENIITTISGSIFNFMMVFLSVMLVMFWNSEVTFINPANGYKEKISRFTWLWTLLFAPIFFVIKGYWGHALISFLLFTPSFGMSAILYSLVSRSILVSGYRRKGWIKEGENPPRRRVRRTEHEEDDDEQYEDDEDDENVR; from the coding sequence ATGCACACCATGATCCGGCTTCTTTTCGTCGTCTTGTTCTCCTGTCACGTTCTTGCTGACGGGGCGGACGTGGCCAGCCTCACCGCGAAAGCTGCCGGGGGAGACTCCGAGGCCCAGGTGGAGCTGGGGAAGCTCTACCTCTCCGGAGACGGGGTGCCCCAGGATCCCCACCAGGCGTTTGGCTGGATGTCGAAGGCAGCCGCCAAGGGAAACGCATCCGGGCAACTGGCGCTGGGGGTGATGTACAACAAGGGCGTCGGCGTCGCGACCGACTTCAACGAGGCGGCGAAATGGTACCGGCTGTCGGCGGAACAGGGGAATGTGGTTGGCCAGCGGATGATGGGGGAAGCATACGACCTGGGGATCGGGGTTGAGAAGAATGAAGACGAGGCGCAGAAGTGGTATCAGAGGGCAGCGGCGCAGAGGGACCAGGAGGGGGCGTTTAGGTCGAAGGCGTATCGGGAGAAGAAAGAGAAGGAAGAAAAGCAACGAGTTACACAAGAAGCACAAATAAAGAAAGAAACATCTCCCACAGCCAAAGCATCTAAAGCGCCCGAAGTAACCAAAGAAAAACAAAATAGTGAAAATATTATAACCACCATATCAGGAAGCATATTCAATTTTATGATGGTGTTTTTATCTGTAATGCTTGTAATGTTCTGGAATAGTGAGGTTACGTTTATAAATCCGGCAAACGGGTACAAAGAGAAGATATCTAGGTTTACTTGGCTGTGGACGTTATTATTTGCTCCTATATTTTTTGTGATAAAAGGCTATTGGGGACATGCCCTTATCAGCTTTCTACTTTTCACTCCTTCGTTTGGGATGTCGGCGATATTGTATTCTTTGGTGTCAAGAAGCATTCTTGTTAGTGGATATCGAAGAAAAGGATGGATAAAGGAGGGAGAAAACCCTCCGAGAAGGCGTGTTCGCAGAACTGAACATGAAGAAGATGACGATGAGCAGTATGAAGACGACGAGGATGATGAAAATGTTCGATAA
- a CDS encoding helix-turn-helix transcriptional regulator, whose translation MVNISKKINELSGDISPAELARRCNFAHNSAKKYLAGGTPSVEAAIAIADEFGVSLDWLLTGKGEMRPQNHFPSILDEEFVFVPNPRSVRGSAGHGEEVLDESDVRRIAFRRDWVEREMRLDPKRLQLISVVGDSMEPTLRDGELILVDLREEFRIRHDAIYVLDHNGVGLRIKRLARMSDGDLVIKSDNQNYPPERIPADRLSDIELRVVGRVVWGGRRM comes from the coding sequence ATGGTAAATATATCAAAGAAAATCAATGAGTTATCAGGAGATATTTCCCCAGCAGAGCTTGCAAGAAGATGCAACTTCGCCCATAACTCTGCGAAGAAGTACCTCGCCGGTGGTACCCCAAGCGTGGAAGCTGCCATTGCCATTGCTGATGAATTTGGAGTCAGTTTGGATTGGCTTTTGACCGGAAAAGGGGAAATGCGTCCCCAAAATCATTTTCCAAGCATTCTTGATGAGGAGTTCGTTTTTGTCCCGAACCCGAGATCAGTCAGAGGTTCCGCCGGGCATGGAGAGGAAGTCCTGGATGAAAGCGATGTGCGGCGCATTGCCTTTCGGCGCGATTGGGTGGAGCGGGAGATGAGATTGGATCCGAAGCGGTTGCAGTTGATTTCGGTGGTGGGCGATTCGATGGAGCCCACACTGCGAGACGGTGAGCTGATTTTGGTTGACCTTCGGGAAGAGTTTCGCATCCGTCATGATGCCATCTATGTGCTTGACCATAACGGCGTTGGACTTCGAATCAAGCGACTGGCCCGGATGTCTGATGGAGATTTGGTGATCAAAAGCGACAATCAGAACTATCCGCCGGAAAGAATCCCAGCGGATAGGTTGTCAGATATTGAGCTTCGGGTTGTAGGGAGGGTTGTTTGGGGAGGGAGAAGGATGTAG
- a CDS encoding helix-turn-helix domain-containing protein — MNNQDELIDTTAAAELLGRSYSTVRRWRKAGLGPAYEVHARKPLYRREVVEAWKNAQKNQNTN, encoded by the coding sequence ATGAATAACCAGGACGAACTGATTGACACCACCGCAGCCGCAGAGCTGCTTGGCCGCAGTTACAGCACCGTTCGGCGCTGGCGGAAGGCTGGGCTTGGACCGGCCTACGAGGTTCACGCCCGGAAGCCCCTCTACCGCCGCGAGGTGGTAGAGGCTTGGAAAAATGCACAAAAAAACCAGAACACAAACTAA
- a CDS encoding helix-turn-helix domain-containing protein: MEKPDAFVNHLTLDEAAAFIGAKVSALSKMLKNGEAPAHYITPWCDAGKVWFHPDDIASWLERSVKVMVVQQQPLHVQGLEETLDLPAVPKGRAKR; encoded by the coding sequence ATGGAAAAGCCTGATGCCTTCGTCAACCATCTGACCTTGGATGAGGCAGCCGCCTTCATCGGGGCGAAGGTCAGCGCCTTGAGCAAGATGCTCAAGAATGGCGAGGCCCCGGCCCACTACATCACACCATGGTGTGATGCCGGGAAAGTCTGGTTCCACCCTGACGATATCGCCTCCTGGCTGGAGCGGTCAGTCAAGGTGATGGTCGTCCAACAACAACCGCTACACGTCCAGGGCCTGGAAGAGACCTTGGACCTTCCGGCGGTGCCAAAAGGAAGGGCGAAAAGGTGA
- a CDS encoding PD-(D/E)XK nuclease-like domain-containing protein yields METQQHEPGVYFGMPFEEYVNDPALSYSGIKHLLISPLTYWVRSGMNPKRVDNSTPAKEFGHLFHHRVLFGYEDFCRLHRALPAKEDFPNLLDGVEALRERCGWFGLKKSGTLLEMAERIIENDPGAQLWPIILRDFHANLPPGGKVIKSETADQIEAMAGMIEAHPMGRQVFQYGSPEVSIFWIHEETGCRMKARVDYLREKETVDIKTFSNVMEVDTNQAVIRAIANRKYHIQAAVYFDAVQAAKGLIRQGAVFGQPNHALCTGLVNRMQEPPRFFFLFIESGEANNLVIKEIPSQGLIFSTGQGLYKKGVKTFMDCSSRFGAAPWVDTTKYTVLKDHEFPAYALLEED; encoded by the coding sequence ATGGAGACACAACAACACGAGCCGGGGGTCTACTTCGGCATGCCGTTCGAGGAGTACGTCAACGATCCTGCCCTGTCGTACTCGGGCATAAAACACCTGCTGATTTCTCCGCTGACCTATTGGGTCAGGTCGGGCATGAACCCCAAGCGGGTGGACAACTCGACCCCGGCCAAGGAGTTTGGCCACCTCTTCCACCACCGGGTTCTCTTCGGCTACGAGGACTTCTGCCGCCTGCATCGGGCTCTTCCGGCGAAGGAGGATTTTCCGAACCTGCTCGACGGGGTGGAGGCCCTACGGGAGCGGTGTGGATGGTTTGGGTTGAAAAAGTCCGGGACTCTTCTGGAGATGGCCGAACGGATCATCGAGAACGACCCGGGTGCCCAACTCTGGCCGATCATTCTGCGCGATTTCCACGCCAATCTGCCTCCCGGCGGAAAGGTAATCAAGAGCGAGACCGCCGACCAGATTGAAGCCATGGCCGGAATGATCGAGGCCCACCCCATGGGGCGTCAGGTCTTCCAGTACGGGTCGCCGGAAGTCTCCATTTTTTGGATTCATGAAGAGACTGGGTGCCGCATGAAGGCCCGCGTCGACTACCTCCGCGAAAAAGAAACGGTGGATATCAAGACCTTCTCCAACGTGATGGAGGTCGATACCAACCAGGCGGTCATTCGGGCCATCGCCAACCGGAAGTACCACATCCAAGCCGCCGTCTATTTCGACGCGGTGCAGGCTGCGAAAGGACTGATACGGCAGGGCGCTGTTTTCGGTCAGCCGAATCACGCGCTCTGCACCGGTCTCGTCAATCGGATGCAGGAGCCGCCCCGATTCTTCTTTCTCTTCATCGAGAGCGGGGAAGCCAACAACCTGGTTATTAAGGAGATTCCAAGCCAGGGGCTGATTTTCTCCACCGGACAGGGTCTGTACAAAAAGGGGGTCAAAACGTTCATGGACTGTTCTTCCAGGTTTGGTGCCGCTCCGTGGGTGGATACCACGAAATATACCGTCCTGAAGGATCACGAGTTCCCAGCCTATGCCCTGCTGGAGGAGGATTGA
- a CDS encoding AAA family ATPase, which produces MRVYEIKPAVRTERPARIAIWGPSYSGKTHSALRLARGLVGPHGKIGFIDTENRRALDYAGIVGGKFEHIDLQPPFTPENYLGAFQAFENAGGYNCIIIDSASHVWEGEGGVLDQAESSTEKGLSKWKRPKTDHKRMMNIILRSPMHVIFLLRAKSGIKQKSGGTPYDSGLEPVTDNRNNIIYEMTVSILLGHDHKPMFQDKPDCWCNSNIPKIKAPQEILHAIKPGEFLSEATGEAIRQWAAGVQRDVGDEAKRVAARGTEAFRGWWKTITQTDRASLQSHIPELSAISKAADEKAAQEQLEQEAPQAQPEQELPFQPSGQPDVVQTEQPVATSTPAPEVTAAPTPTPEPKKEESGMTADEFRKLCREHDWTWEHSDDARAFRAGKANHARLDAMAKGNAEFIQIMKEESERAMPKVQPTAKRISPDENPF; this is translated from the coding sequence ATGCGTGTGTATGAAATTAAGCCCGCTGTCAGAACAGAGCGGCCTGCAAGAATAGCAATATGGGGGCCTTCTTACTCCGGGAAGACCCATTCGGCGCTACGACTCGCACGCGGTCTCGTCGGTCCGCACGGGAAAATCGGCTTCATTGACACCGAAAATCGCCGCGCCCTGGACTATGCGGGCATTGTCGGCGGCAAGTTTGAACATATTGATTTGCAACCTCCTTTCACGCCTGAGAACTATCTGGGTGCGTTCCAAGCCTTTGAGAACGCCGGGGGATACAACTGCATCATCATCGATTCCGCCTCTCACGTCTGGGAGGGTGAGGGCGGTGTCCTGGATCAGGCGGAATCCAGCACTGAAAAGGGGTTATCCAAGTGGAAAAGGCCCAAAACCGACCACAAACGGATGATGAATATTATTCTTCGAAGCCCGATGCATGTCATTTTTCTTCTACGGGCCAAGTCTGGAATAAAGCAGAAAAGTGGCGGCACTCCTTATGATTCAGGCCTGGAGCCGGTGACGGACAACAGGAACAACATCATTTACGAAATGACGGTGTCTATTCTGCTTGGGCATGATCATAAGCCCATGTTTCAGGATAAACCGGACTGCTGGTGCAACTCGAACATCCCGAAGATAAAAGCCCCGCAGGAAATACTGCACGCTATCAAGCCGGGGGAATTTCTTTCGGAGGCAACCGGAGAAGCGATTCGTCAGTGGGCCGCCGGTGTTCAGAGGGATGTCGGGGACGAAGCCAAGCGCGTTGCCGCAAGAGGAACTGAAGCCTTCCGGGGGTGGTGGAAGACTATCACCCAAACCGACCGGGCCAGTCTTCAGAGCCACATCCCTGAACTGTCCGCCATCTCAAAAGCCGCTGACGAGAAGGCTGCACAGGAACAGCTGGAACAGGAGGCTCCCCAGGCTCAACCGGAGCAGGAGCTTCCGTTCCAGCCTTCCGGGCAGCCTGATGTCGTGCAGACGGAGCAGCCCGTTGCCACCTCTACCCCTGCCCCAGAGGTGACGGCGGCCCCTACCCCTACCCCGGAGCCCAAAAAGGAAGAGTCCGGCATGACTGCGGATGAGTTCCGCAAGCTGTGCCGCGAACACGATTGGACATGGGAACACTCCGATGACGCCCGCGCCTTCCGGGCGGGGAAAGCGAACCATGCCCGTCTCGATGCGATGGCCAAGGGCAACGCCGAATTCATTCAGATCATGAAGGAGGAGTCCGAACGGGCCATGCCGAAGGTGCAGCCCACCGCAAAACGCATCAGCCCGGACGAAAATCCTTTCTAA
- a CDS encoding DUF3560 domain-containing protein has product MSDTRGRRDFEERRNVRIRNLEDAEERKRRESAAAFDRNAQIGERFYGGQPILVGHHSERSARRDQERMHNLMRKSIEADEKADELAAKVEAAKSNTAISADDPDAVQKLEKRLDGLEEKHTHMLAVNAAYRRFLNDPTSLDTAELSDETKQMIRSYRPDWSGGRPFESFELSNNSAEMRRLKERISRMKIIDAADYGERQFGGARVVDSKNLNRIQIFLTEKPDFEFRQKLKSNGWRWSPSESAWQKMRCRAAFEQGCELVERHGGAS; this is encoded by the coding sequence ATGAGCGACACACGAGGCAGGCGCGATTTCGAAGAGCGAAGAAACGTAAGAATCCGCAACCTCGAAGATGCGGAAGAAAGAAAGAGGCGGGAGTCTGCCGCCGCTTTCGACCGCAATGCGCAGATCGGCGAGAGGTTTTATGGAGGACAACCGATTCTCGTCGGACATCATTCGGAACGGTCCGCTAGGCGAGACCAGGAACGGATGCATAACCTTATGCGGAAAAGTATCGAGGCTGATGAGAAAGCCGACGAGTTGGCCGCCAAGGTTGAAGCAGCCAAATCCAACACTGCAATTTCCGCCGACGATCCGGATGCTGTTCAGAAGCTTGAGAAGAGGCTTGATGGGCTTGAGGAGAAACACACCCACATGCTGGCGGTGAATGCGGCTTACCGACGGTTTCTGAACGATCCGACATCCCTCGATACCGCTGAATTATCCGACGAAACCAAGCAGATGATTCGCTCGTATCGTCCGGACTGGTCTGGAGGGAGACCGTTCGAGTCGTTCGAGCTGTCGAACAACAGTGCCGAGATGCGCAGACTCAAGGAGCGCATCAGCAGGATGAAGATAATCGATGCCGCCGACTATGGCGAGCGGCAGTTTGGGGGTGCCCGTGTTGTGGACAGCAAGAATTTAAACCGTATTCAGATATTTCTGACAGAAAAGCCTGACTTCGAATTTCGTCAGAAGCTGAAGAGTAACGGATGGCGATGGTCTCCATCGGAATCTGCATGGCAAAAGATGCGCTGCAGGGCAGCTTTTGAGCAGGGGTGTGAGCTTGTCGAGCGGCATGGTGGTGCGTCATGA